A genomic window from Sceloporus undulatus isolate JIND9_A2432 ecotype Alabama chromosome 9, SceUnd_v1.1, whole genome shotgun sequence includes:
- the LUZP1 gene encoding leucine zipper protein 1, with amino-acid sequence MTTNMADYSAYKETSNRHLRFKLQSLSRRLDELEEATKNLQKAEDELLDLQDKVIQAEGSNSSMLADVETLRKRVLKIEGKDEEIRKAEELCQLMKEKLEEEESLTRELKSEIERLQKRMAELEKLEEAFGRSKNDCTQLCLSLNEEKNLTKKISTELEILRAKVKELEQSEDRLDKTEQSLVSELEKLKSLAVVFVNERKHFTEKEKQNEKLIQELTQKLEQNNKLNRADQTRNTSNLLERSSNSILERNDMRIEVDLTTSALSSKETRRKGSLDYLKLVENETRNNSENQKNKNQEDNKVKDLNQEIEKLKTQIKHFESLEEELKTLRAKNNDLHDSYLSEQNKNKILTGQLEEIKIQMKKQKELENGEAEVEEINLSGRTKHDRPKHRAVTGESTVLKHKSRELSPQYRRERIRNREFSFNNEGCGQVSKRVTSPNLNSRRTTKASSTSALLDTVATDCKQAENKSTVGGHSASQRDSGIPPAEVKKSREQPSVLSRYPPAAQEHKSWKASSKPKNESVLRSKAEKISQPLNDTYHCKSDEFEDKTSKAETAVPSSEKGIKTHFTESSALLTEARTSKTNCGPTNGAASPYQHYLSAEILGTEPTSSKVETTPLVSPHRRHMGESSLKVANPQEREPVGAPMEMTKPLPLAKSWLISRSQEDLLQSQPVPRKEETNQTFTVNLNNGGLKSTSARAKVINPSGMTEEKSKVTVVPTTVDLGTKKEPVSREFMSSRGTIQTSPLENDKSTCGEEEPRKLSRTSSAAAMAGLKTRRQFSPREALRSKAVIKPAIVEKDMKEVMGGSGSGPEASFEKQPTVFKTVSHKMTSSITIYPSEPVIQRTSASEATKDQQQVSASNIRVMPNELSTGVNATGTPCEISINKSNMSSMLPETDKNKDSILRSRLETVVSKSSITIKPSESVEKNSEPTVETINWKSHGSSNSSETKHVTVRGAWRTRRGVHSLEDSATKADENASPRNPYRSSTDPSKTEGTGTRIYAIEQNSRRASAGINSSNTPELDCRRTKSNLSTSEMPRQRNSANEPVAASPWSCTVLPEENKDFVPSSRRKLFSNSDMLRKRPDTKLDSPCQIPGSKTEEWRHWSKGYSEDN; translated from the exons atgacaacaaaCATGGCAGATTATTCTGCTTATAAAGAGACCTCCAATCGTCATTTGCGTTTCAAGCTACAGAGCCTTAGTCGCCGCCTTGATGAACTAGAGGAAGCCACCAAAAACCTCCAGAAAGCTGAGGATGAGCTACTAGACTTGCAGGACAAAGTAATCCAGGCAGAAGGCAGCAACTCCAGCATGCTGGCTGATGTGGAAACTCTGCGGAAAAGGGTTCTGAAAATAGAAGGGAAGGATGAGGAGATCAGGAAGGCAGAAGAGCTTTGCCAGCTGATGAAGGAGAAgctagaggaggaggaaagcctcACCAGGGAGCTGAAATCTGAAATTGAGCGGCTTCAGAAGCGGATGGCAGAGCTGGAGAAGTTGGAGGAGGCCTTTGGCCGGAGTAAGAATGACTGTACGCAGCTCTGCCTGAGTCTCAATGAGGAGAAAAACCTGACCAAGAAAATTTCAACTGAATTGGAGATTCTTAGGGCCAAAGTAAAAGAACTTGAACAATCAGAAGACAGACTCGATAAAACTGAGCAGAGTTTAGTGAGTGAGCTGGAAAAGCTGAAATCTttagctgttgtttttgttaatgaaagaaaacacttcactgaaaaagaaaagcagaatgagAAGTTAATACAAGAGCTGACACAAAAGctagaacaaaacaataaactgAACCGGGCAGATCAGACGCGAAACACATCAAATCTACTGGAACGATCATCCAATAGTATCCTTGAGAGAAATGATATGAggattgaagttgacttgacaactTCTGCACTGTCCTcaaaagaaacaagaagaaaagggagCTTGGACTACTTGAAACTTGTGGAAAACGAAACCCGAAACAATTCAGAAAACCAGAAGAATAAAAACCAAGAAGACAACAAAGTGAAGGACCTAAACCAAGAAATTGAGAAACTGAAGACTCAGATCAAACATTTTGAGTCTTTGGAAGAAGAACTTAAAACCTTGAGAGCCAAAAATAATGACCTGCACGATAGTTATTTAAGTgagcagaataaaaataagatCCTCACAGGGCAacttgaagaaataaaaatacagatgaaAAAGCAAAAAGAGCTAGAAAACGGAGAGGCAGAGGTGGAAGAAATTAATTTGTCCGGCCGAACTAAGCACGATAGACCTAAACACCGAGCTGTCACAGGTGAATCAACTGTTTTGAAACACAAATCTCGGGAACTTTCACCTCAGTATCGGCGGGAGAGAATACGCAACCGAGAATTCTCATTTAATAATGAGGGCTGTGGCCAAGTTAGCAAACGGGTTACAAGTCCTAATCTGAACAGCAGGAGAACGACAAAAGCATCTAGTACTTCAGCATTATTAGACACTGTAGCAACTGACTGTAAGCAAGCAGAAAACAAATCAACCGTGGGTGGGCACAGTGCATCGCAGAGAGATAGTGGCATCCCACCAGCCGAAGTAAAAAAATCTAGAGAGCAACCATCTGTGCTTAGCCGCTACCCACCTGCTGCACAGGAGCACAAGTCGTGGAAGGCTTCTTCAAAACCCAAGAATGAAAGTGTCCTGAGAAGTAAAGCTGAAAAAATATCCCAGCCGTTAAATGACACTTATCACTGTAAATCCGACGAATTTGAAGACAAGACAAGCAAAGCCGAAACTGCTGTACCATCTTCTGAAAAGGGAATTAAGACACATTTCACAGAATCGTCTGCTCTTTTAACGGAGGCTCGTACCTCAAAAACTAATTGTGGACCAACCAATGGAGCTGCTTCACCCTATCAACATTATCTCTCTGCAGAAATATTAGGTACTGAGCCCACCAGCTCAAAGGTGGAAACCACACCATTGGTTTCGCCTCACAGACGGCACATGGGCGAGAGCTCTCTAAAGGTGGCTAACCCACAAGAAAGGGAACCTGTCGGTGCTCCAATGGAAATGACAAAGCCCTTACCTCTAGCAAAGTCCTGGCTCATTTCAAGAAGCCAGGAAGATCTCTTGCAGAGTCAACCAGTTCCTCGAAAGGAAGAAACCAATCAGACATTTACTGTAAACTTGAACAATGGGGGCCTGAAATCAACCTCTGCAAGAGCCAAAGTTATCAACCCCAGTGGCATGACTGAGGAGAAGAGTAAAGTCACAGTTGTTCCTACCACAGTAGATTTAGGGACGAAGAAGGAACCTGTTTCTAGAGAATTCATGAGCTCAAGGGGAACTATTCAGACATCTCCCCTTGAAAATGACAAAAGCACTTGTGGTGAAGAGGAACCTAGGAAGTTATCCAGAACATCTTCAGCTGCTGCCATGGCGGGCTTGAAAACCAGAAGGCAGTTCAGTCCAAGGGAAGCTCTGAGGTCTAAGGCTGTCATCAAGCCTGCAATTGTGGAAAAGGACATGAAGGAAGTCATGGGTGGTTCTGGGTCTGGGCCAGAAGCCAGCTTTGAAAAACAGCCCACTGTCTTTAAGACTGTGTCACACAAAATGACAAGCAGCATTACCATTTACCCATCTGAGCCAGTTATTCAAAGGACCAGCGCAAGTGAAGCTACAAAGGACCAACAGCAAGTGTCTGCCAGCAATATTAGAGTAATGCCAAATGAGCTTTCCACAGGAGTGAATGCAACAGGCACGCCGTGTGAGATATCGATTAACAAGAGCAACATGTCGTCAATGTTACCAGAGACTGATAAAAATAAGGACTCCATTTTGAGAAGCAGGTTGGAAACAGTGGTCTCCAAAAGTAGCATTACAATTAAACCTTCTGAGTCAGTGGAGAAGAACAGTGAGCCAACTGTGGAGACTATCAACTGGAAGAGCCATGGGTCTTCAAACTCATCTGAGACCAAACATGTCACAGTGAGAGGTGCATGGCGAACAAGGCGTGGTGTGCACTCTTTGGAAGACTCTGCAACTAAAGCCGATGAAAATGCAAGCCCAAGGAATCCATATAGGTCATCTACTGATCCTTCCAAAACTGAAGGAACTGGCACACGCATATATGCGATTGAGCAGAATTCCAGAAGGGCCAGTGCTGGTATTAACTCTTCAAACACTCCCGAATTAGACTGTAGAAGGACCAAAAGTAACTTAAGTACATCTGAGATGCCCAGACAAAGAAATAGTGCCAATGAACCTGTGGCTGCTTCTCCGTGGAGTTGTACAGTATTACCA gaagaaaacaaagattttGTTCCCAGTTCCAGAAGAAAACTGTTCAGCAACTCTGATATGCTGAGAAAGAGGCCAGACACCAAGCTGGATTCACCTTGCCAGATCCCAGGCAGCAAAACGGAGGAATGGAGACATTGGTCCAAAGGCTACTCAGAAGACAACTGA